A single window of Metallosphaera hakonensis JCM 8857 = DSM 7519 DNA harbors:
- a CDS encoding glycosyltransferase, protein MILEILAVLSVLADILILLQIWREDSLFKYRGTYCKPVSIIVPIRGEDPGLENNVKSLKNQDYPCPYEVIYVVDPDQPWLAERLKGLGVKVVITSHQCSCSGKIRAQITGLKESVNEVVVFADSDTTYPNTWLREMVGNLDKYTAVTTFPWPSPLRFSLSNLIRAGFWTLGFESQASGGTFLWGGSMSFKREFFDEEVIRELSSELCDDCTLTRIVRRRGGRIAFNPSVIPLNVYDERDLWRWSTRQVVTVIKYSNRGAKAFLVIGFFMVLFLIAFLLSLNWIFLTPLLLWVVKNLLRSRNLGKHSYIPSIMSLVGLYFGWIKLILDWRKREVIWRGRNYSL, encoded by the coding sequence ATGATACTGGAAATCTTGGCAGTCCTTTCTGTCTTAGCCGATATCCTTATTCTGTTGCAAATTTGGAGGGAGGACTCTCTATTCAAGTATCGTGGAACATATTGCAAGCCGGTATCAATTATAGTTCCCATAAGAGGAGAGGACCCAGGTCTGGAAAACAACGTTAAGTCCCTAAAGAATCAAGACTATCCCTGTCCTTATGAGGTAATATATGTAGTTGATCCTGATCAACCTTGGTTGGCAGAGCGTCTTAAAGGACTGGGTGTCAAGGTCGTGATAACTAGTCATCAATGTTCATGTAGCGGTAAAATCAGGGCACAGATCACGGGTCTCAAGGAATCCGTTAATGAGGTCGTAGTGTTCGCGGATTCCGATACTACATATCCCAATACTTGGCTAAGGGAAATGGTAGGCAATCTAGACAAATACACTGCGGTTACCACTTTCCCCTGGCCTTCCCCCCTCAGGTTTTCTCTAAGCAACTTGATTAGGGCAGGTTTCTGGACTCTAGGTTTCGAATCCCAAGCCTCTGGAGGAACTTTCCTGTGGGGAGGATCAATGTCTTTCAAGAGAGAGTTCTTTGATGAAGAAGTCATCCGGGAACTGTCCTCGGAGTTGTGTGATGACTGTACGTTGACTAGGATAGTAAGGAGGAGAGGAGGTAGAATCGCTTTCAACCCATCAGTAATACCCCTTAACGTGTATGACGAAAGGGATCTATGGAGATGGTCAACCAGACAAGTTGTAACCGTAATCAAGTACTCGAATAGAGGTGCCAAGGCCTTCCTAGTCATTGGCTTCTTCATGGTTCTTTTCCTAATTGCCTTCCTCCTCTCCCTAAATTGGATCTTCTTGACACCGCTTCTCCTTTGGGTTGTGAAGAACCTTTTGAGATCAAGGAATTTGGGGAAACATTCATATATCCCATCGATCATGTCCCTGGTAGGGCTATACTTTGGCTGGATCAAATTGATCCTGGATTGGAGGAAACGGGAAGTGATCTGGAGGGGAAGGAACTACTCCCTTTAA
- a CDS encoding SDR family NAD(P)-dependent oxidoreductase produces the protein MDFKGKTFLILGVSKGLGYALAYFLVKGGATVLISSRNQDKLSEIEANLRKYGNVISVPGEVSSRESLEDIKRRVKSHVKSLDGLAVLIGGYEEDTVEDLKGLDSMINNHLKYPLLSISSFLEMLNKGSAILLVSALRGIDRASPTQLSYASAKAGLAKAVEILGAELLDRGIRVVGIAPSWIDGDFVPERDWRSLRKLGDEKAPPEDFALVAGWLMSSEAEWVNGVVIPVDGGTRLKWG, from the coding sequence ATGGATTTTAAGGGAAAAACTTTCCTCATTTTGGGGGTAAGTAAGGGATTGGGTTACGCCCTGGCTTACTTCCTAGTCAAGGGCGGTGCCACCGTCTTGATCTCCTCAAGAAATCAGGATAAACTGAGTGAAATAGAGGCAAACCTAAGGAAATATGGTAACGTCATCAGCGTTCCAGGAGAGGTAAGTTCAAGGGAGTCATTGGAGGACATCAAGAGAAGAGTTAAGTCCCACGTCAAGTCCCTGGACGGTTTAGCAGTGTTGATCGGTGGATACGAGGAAGATACGGTTGAGGATTTGAAGGGACTCGATTCAATGATAAATAATCATCTCAAATATCCACTTCTATCTATCTCATCCTTCCTAGAGATGCTAAATAAGGGGAGTGCCATATTACTTGTCTCAGCTCTGAGGGGAATAGATAGGGCATCTCCCACTCAGTTGTCTTACGCTTCAGCAAAGGCCGGTCTAGCTAAGGCAGTGGAGATCCTGGGTGCAGAATTGCTGGATAGAGGTATCAGGGTGGTCGGAATAGCTCCTAGTTGGATCGACGGGGACTTCGTCCCGGAGCGAGACTGGAGAAGTTTGAGGAAGCTTGGGGACGAGAAGGCTCCCCCCGAGGACTTCGCCCTAGTTGCGGGATGGCTTATGAGCAGTGAAGCCGAGTGGGTTAACGGAGTGGTAATCCCTGTTGATGGAGGAACGAGGCTGAAATGGGGTTAA
- a CDS encoding thioredoxin domain-containing protein, giving the protein MNRLANSSSAFLRESANQKIDWYPWSDEAFQRAKQENKPILVDVGAVWCHWCHVMDEETYSREDIAEIVNQHFVAIKVDRDEMPDLDRKLQRAVTSLTGESGWPLTVFMTPEGEVFFGGTFFPPEDSYGRVGMKRLLKEIVRIWSQDRDGLKKSSISLTDYSPSSSSLLTFDVVETTFSSIVSSFDIEQGGLGTGMKFPHPMVDRLMASYSFWTGDQVGVRLSTFTLRKMFQGGIFDQIGGGFHRYAVDREWNIPHFEKLLVDNAELLEDYFTNYLASADPQILEALDLTVEYILRDMWTGEGFASSMDADVDGKEGGYYTWDWDEFLSQSGNRELAQRTFTLVGEGALEGGVVRVKAEIADITRELGKDVKSLLKELREMRERLRTYRDSTRRKPYRDDNLYTYPNCRVADSLLLFSVLIGKGKENGLKVLSMISKNVTRRLKGGGEGLLEDYASALLLSLRGYEVTGDLKFRDLSVELGKALMEFMTSSGFVGRKGSSDIPNMDTPNESPNSLALRGILSLSLIHDEFKVPEQVISSILGDFIQGPSFYAGAVLSAGSILKGLAHVVVVDSGDAIAEVLHREALLTFHPFIVVERVKEGNRDLVVPLVRSMINQGEGSRAFVCVGNTCSLPVKDVEKIKLLLKSKVNK; this is encoded by the coding sequence ATGAATAGACTCGCCAATAGTTCAAGCGCTTTTTTGCGCGAATCTGCTAACCAGAAAATAGATTGGTATCCTTGGTCTGACGAGGCTTTTCAGAGGGCCAAGCAGGAGAATAAACCCATTCTCGTTGACGTAGGGGCTGTCTGGTGTCATTGGTGTCATGTAATGGATGAAGAAACTTACTCTAGGGAGGACATAGCTGAGATCGTGAATCAGCACTTCGTTGCGATCAAGGTTGACCGAGACGAGATGCCAGACCTCGATAGGAAATTGCAGAGGGCTGTTACAAGCTTAACTGGAGAGTCTGGATGGCCATTGACAGTGTTCATGACTCCTGAAGGAGAAGTTTTCTTCGGTGGTACTTTCTTCCCTCCAGAGGATTCCTACGGTAGAGTGGGAATGAAAAGATTACTCAAGGAGATCGTGAGAATATGGAGTCAAGATAGAGACGGTCTTAAGAAATCCTCTATATCCCTAACCGACTACTCACCTTCATCGTCTTCTCTGTTAACGTTTGATGTCGTGGAGACTACATTTTCGTCAATCGTGTCCTCATTTGATATAGAACAAGGGGGTCTTGGGACTGGGATGAAGTTCCCACATCCCATGGTTGACAGGCTCATGGCCTCCTATTCCTTCTGGACTGGAGACCAAGTCGGTGTAAGGTTATCAACGTTCACTCTCAGAAAGATGTTCCAAGGAGGGATATTCGATCAGATCGGGGGAGGTTTCCACAGATACGCAGTGGATCGTGAATGGAACATACCTCACTTCGAGAAGCTTCTAGTGGATAACGCTGAGCTCTTGGAAGACTACTTTACGAATTATTTGGCCAGCGCTGATCCTCAGATCCTGGAAGCGCTTGACTTGACTGTTGAATACATATTGAGAGACATGTGGACCGGTGAGGGATTCGCCTCATCAATGGACGCCGACGTAGATGGAAAAGAGGGAGGATATTACACCTGGGACTGGGATGAATTTCTGAGTCAATCAGGGAACAGGGAACTGGCCCAGAGGACCTTTACATTGGTTGGGGAAGGGGCGCTGGAGGGCGGTGTAGTCAGAGTTAAGGCTGAAATAGCGGATATTACCAGGGAGCTCGGAAAGGACGTCAAGTCTCTCCTCAAGGAGTTAAGGGAGATGAGGGAGAGGCTAAGAACGTACAGGGACTCAACCAGAAGAAAACCGTATAGGGACGACAACCTGTACACTTATCCCAACTGTAGGGTTGCGGATTCCCTACTCCTCTTCTCAGTTTTGATCGGAAAAGGAAAGGAAAACGGATTGAAGGTTCTCTCCATGATATCCAAGAATGTGACCAGGAGACTTAAGGGAGGAGGGGAGGGACTTCTAGAGGACTACGCGTCCGCGTTACTCCTTTCCCTGAGGGGATATGAGGTAACAGGGGATCTGAAGTTCAGAGACCTATCCGTGGAATTGGGTAAGGCCTTGATGGAGTTCATGACTTCCTCTGGCTTCGTTGGAAGGAAGGGTTCCTCTGACATTCCCAACATGGACACCCCGAACGAATCTCCCAATTCCCTGGCTCTTCGAGGTATATTGTCTCTCTCCCTTATCCACGATGAATTTAAGGTCCCAGAACAGGTTATATCGTCAATCCTAGGGGATTTCATTCAAGGTCCATCCTTCTACGCTGGGGCAGTGTTAAGCGCAGGCTCGATCTTAAAGGGGTTGGCACATGTGGTAGTTGTGGATTCGGGAGACGCCATAGCAGAGGTCCTACATAGGGAGGCTCTCTTAACTTTCCACCCCTTCATAGTTGTAGAGAGGGTTAAGGAGGGAAATCGCGATCTAGTTGTTCCCTTAGTGAGGTCAATGATAAACCAGGGAGAGGGAAGTAGAGCATTCGTATGCGTTGGTAACACCTGTAGCCTGCCCGTAAAGGACGTTGAGAAGATTAAACTACTACTTAAATCCAAGGTTAACAAATGA
- a CDS encoding transcriptional regulator → MKLACEVGSQVVVPAIRAIVAEEMLSLGVPYSKVASILGISTTTISKYKAKPNSSLVELIKKDVDLMEDIKILSRMARDGNASYHHVCEMCSMIRKKFFMTVGKCPVDDEVLPRDG, encoded by the coding sequence ATGAAATTAGCGTGTGAGGTAGGATCTCAAGTTGTAGTTCCGGCCATAAGGGCGATTGTAGCGGAGGAGATGTTATCCCTGGGCGTCCCTTACTCAAAAGTGGCCAGTATTCTAGGGATATCTACTACAACAATTTCTAAATACAAGGCCAAGCCTAATAGTAGCCTTGTGGAGTTAATCAAGAAGGACGTCGACCTCATGGAGGACATTAAGATCCTTTCCAGAATGGCGAGAGACGGAAACGCGTCCTATCATCACGTGTGCGAAATGTGTAGCATGATTAGAAAGAAGTTTTTTATGACAGTGGGAAAATGTCCTGTCGATGATGAAGTTCTACCCCGTGACGGATAG